A region of Massilia sp. KIM DNA encodes the following proteins:
- a CDS encoding DciA family protein: MQFSSSKPRPFHIFGTSTRKTSHAATDFLQRNDHLASLLPAAQRMGRLQADCAAALPAMFSGCAVLSFQDGVLVLSVPSSALAARLKQMLPKLQASLQQKGWQVENIRQKIQMTRTVDEKPIMRTLELPPRAVQAFEELAESLEETAQNKELVAALRALAAKRKG; the protein is encoded by the coding sequence ATGCAGTTTTCATCCTCTAAGCCGCGTCCGTTTCACATCTTCGGGACTTCGACCCGGAAGACTTCCCACGCCGCGACCGACTTTCTTCAGCGCAACGATCACCTCGCCAGCCTGCTGCCGGCAGCCCAGCGCATGGGCCGCCTGCAGGCCGACTGCGCGGCGGCGCTGCCGGCCATGTTCAGCGGCTGCGCGGTGCTGTCCTTCCAGGACGGGGTGCTGGTCTTGTCGGTGCCGAGTTCGGCGCTGGCGGCGCGGCTGAAGCAGATGCTGCCCAAGCTGCAGGCGAGCTTGCAGCAGAAGGGGTGGCAGGTGGAGAACATCCGGCAGAAGATCCAGATGACGCGGACCGTCGACGAGAAGCCGATCATGCGCACGCTCGAACTACCGCCGCGGGCGGTGCAGGCGTTCGAGGAGCTGGCAGAGTCGCTGGAGGAGACGGCGCAGAACAAGGAGTTGGTGGCGGCGCTCAGGGCGCTGGCGGCCAAGCGCAAGGGCTGA